In Streptomyces sp. NBC_00433, a single genomic region encodes these proteins:
- a CDS encoding IS481 family transposase translates to MPHRNAPLTETGRLRLARCVVDDGWPLRRAAQRFQVSPTTAQRWATRYRELGEAGMADRSSRPHHGPRRTPTRTERRIIKVRVLRRWGPARIAYLLGLNPATVHRVLTRYKLARLAHLDRATGRAIRRYEHAAPGDLVHVDIKKLGNIPDGGGHQVLGRQAGRKNRARAGMSFLHNAVDDHSRLAYSEILTDEKKETAVAFWQRAHAFFTAAGITVQRVLTDNGSCYKSHLWRNSLTDQGISHKRTRPYRPQTNGKVERFNRTLLDEWAYAKAYRTETERREAYPVWLHTYNHHRGHTALKGQPPASRVPNLTGQYN, encoded by the coding sequence ATGCCCCACCGTAATGCACCCCTGACTGAGACCGGACGGCTGCGTCTGGCCCGCTGTGTCGTGGACGACGGCTGGCCCCTGCGCCGCGCGGCGCAGCGCTTCCAGGTCTCGCCCACTACGGCTCAGCGGTGGGCAACCCGCTACCGGGAGCTGGGTGAGGCCGGGATGGCCGACCGCTCCTCCCGTCCGCACCACGGCCCGCGCCGGACACCGACCCGCACGGAGCGGCGGATCATCAAGGTCCGTGTCCTGCGCCGCTGGGGACCGGCCCGCATCGCCTACCTCCTCGGGCTGAACCCGGCGACCGTCCACCGTGTCCTGACCCGCTACAAACTGGCCCGCCTGGCCCACCTGGACCGGGCCACCGGGCGGGCCATCCGGCGCTACGAGCACGCCGCCCCCGGCGACCTGGTGCACGTCGACATCAAGAAACTCGGGAACATCCCCGACGGCGGCGGTCACCAGGTCCTGGGCCGGCAGGCGGGCCGCAAGAACCGCGCCAGGGCGGGCATGAGCTTCCTGCACAACGCCGTCGACGATCACTCCCGGCTCGCCTACAGCGAGATCCTCACCGACGAGAAGAAGGAAACCGCCGTCGCCTTCTGGCAGCGGGCCCACGCCTTCTTCACCGCTGCCGGGATCACCGTCCAGCGCGTCCTGACCGACAACGGCTCCTGCTACAAGTCGCACCTGTGGCGCAACTCCCTCACGGATCAGGGGATTTCACACAAGCGCACCCGCCCCTACCGGCCGCAGACGAACGGGAAGGTCGAGCGGTTCAACCGGACCCTGCTGGACGAATGGGCCTACGCGAAGGCATACCGGACCGAGACCGAGCGACGCGAGGCCTACCCGGTCTGGCTCCACACCTACAATCACCACCGCGGACACACCGCACTCAAGGGCCAACCACCCGCCAGCCGCGTCCCCAACCTCACGGGTCAGTACAACTAG